Proteins encoded within one genomic window of Polaribacter sp. NJDZ03:
- a CDS encoding HIT family protein yields the protein MSIFTKIIEGEIPCYKVAEDDNYIAFLDINPNAKGHTLVVPKKEENKLFDLSKEDYLSLMDFSYRVAEALEKAVSCKRVCMSVIGLEVPHVHVHLVPTNAMADMQFNQKVKLTNEEFVALAASILSKFE from the coding sequence ATGAGCATTTTTACAAAAATCATAGAAGGAGAAATTCCTTGTTACAAAGTAGCAGAAGACGATAATTATATTGCTTTTTTAGATATCAACCCAAATGCAAAAGGGCATACGTTGGTAGTTCCTAAAAAAGAAGAAAACAAGTTGTTTGATTTATCTAAAGAAGATTATTTAAGCTTGATGGATTTTTCTTACCGAGTTGCAGAAGCTTTAGAAAAAGCAGTTTCTTGTAAAAGAGTTTGTATGAGTGTTATTGGTTTAGAAGTACCACATGTACACGTACATTTAGTGCCAACAAATGCAATGGCAGACATGCAATTTAATCAAAAAGTAAAATTAACAAATGAAGAGTTTGTTGCTTTGGCGGCAAGTATTTTATCTAAATTTGAATAA
- the greA gene encoding transcription elongation factor GreA: MSEISYYSAEGLKKLKDELVQLEQVERPRVTTEIADARDKGDLSENAEYHAAKEEQSHLEFKIAKLKNVISSARIIDESQLDTSKVLIHSIVKIKNTANKMEFSYTLVADSETDVRNGKLSVNSPIGKGLLGKEVGDVAEIKVPNGIMKFEIVNISR; the protein is encoded by the coding sequence ATGAGCGAGATATCTTATTATTCAGCAGAAGGATTAAAGAAATTGAAAGATGAATTGGTGCAACTAGAACAAGTTGAGCGCCCACGAGTAACTACAGAAATTGCAGATGCACGAGATAAAGGAGATTTAAGTGAAAATGCAGAATATCATGCAGCAAAAGAAGAACAATCTCATTTAGAATTTAAAATAGCCAAATTAAAGAACGTTATTTCTAGTGCAAGAATTATAGATGAATCTCAATTAGATACCTCAAAAGTATTGATTCACTCTATCGTTAAAATAAAAAATACAGCTAACAAAATGGAGTTTTCTTACACGTTGGTTGCAGACTCAGAAACCGATGTTAGAAACGGTAAACTGTCTGTAAACTCACCAATAGGTAAAGGTTTGTTAGGTAAAGAAGTTGGTGATGTTGCAGAAATTAAAGTACCAAACGGAATTATGAAATTCGAAATTGTAAATATTTCTAGATAG
- a CDS encoding phosphoribosylaminoimidazole carboxylase — protein MIKKIVLFCCFLAFLNCSTNDNLDGCIQALPLNRVTYLTNPEALDVNVPGGYVELSGGSKGILLMNVNGTEFVAYDKLCPVGDCDTPMTFSGTFILKCECDGSEYGVGRSIGGAPQTEGFICPAIEYKVTKVGTAIRISNY, from the coding sequence ATGATTAAAAAAATAGTATTATTCTGCTGCTTTTTAGCCTTTTTAAATTGCTCTACTAATGACAATTTAGACGGATGTATACAAGCTTTACCACTAAATCGTGTTACATATTTAACTAATCCAGAAGCATTAGACGTAAATGTACCAGGAGGCTATGTAGAGTTGAGTGGAGGCTCTAAAGGAATACTTTTAATGAATGTAAATGGAACTGAATTTGTAGCATATGACAAATTGTGTCCCGTTGGAGACTGCGATACACCTATGACTTTTAGTGGAACTTTTATTTTAAAATGCGAATGTGATGGCAGCGAATATGGTGTTGGAAGAAGTATTGGAGGTGCTCCACAAACGGAAGGTTTTATTTGCCCTGCAATAGAATACAAAGTTACAAAAGTCGGAACCGCTATTCGAATCAGTAATTATTAA
- a CDS encoding ATP-binding protein: MKISKLNIEQYKHLENLDFDFTYQTGKRKGQPLDKICFIGQSATGKTNLLELLFLQVKQALNQEIVGNSLIFTKDFEKKLNGELIINFQPNIYKTKNGITTYNEKVYSYQNHGGVVNKLIPNVSKSNLLFFKTNIISDENISIFNKNPVEIFEHNDSDFKEIEKENIVNLVDPEFTSTFDNKVEYKTWLKLLSEILEYRKKFNQKMSELIHKGLLGNTKKLNLEFNKWQKENPNKLKEFALKFNPIIEKLNLEVDIVNTEYSIPIANKRNEEIIPIQNTSTGTKSLLLTFLPLFKLDTKDAIILMDEPERSLYPDMQMDLIEHYQNLAPDAQFIVATHSPFIAASFEPEERFILYFDKEGKVAVRRGSSPIGDDPNDMLKNDFGINYYNKHGEEAYKKYLSLKQSVANEKDPKKKKELLFETVKLGDAYNF; encoded by the coding sequence ATGAAAATTTCAAAATTAAACATAGAACAATACAAGCATCTAGAAAATCTTGATTTTGATTTCACCTATCAAACAGGAAAAAGAAAAGGACAACCTTTAGATAAAATTTGTTTTATTGGACAAAGTGCTACAGGGAAAACTAATCTATTAGAGTTGTTGTTTTTACAAGTAAAACAAGCCTTAAATCAAGAAATAGTTGGTAACTCACTTATTTTCACTAAAGATTTTGAAAAAAAATTAAATGGTGAATTAATTATAAACTTTCAACCAAATATTTACAAAACAAAAAATGGAATAACTACTTATAATGAGAAAGTATATAGTTATCAAAATCATGGAGGAGTAGTAAACAAATTAATTCCTAACGTTTCCAAATCAAACCTTTTATTTTTTAAAACGAATATTATTTCAGATGAAAACATTTCAATTTTCAATAAAAATCCAGTAGAAATATTTGAACATAATGATTCTGATTTTAAAGAAATTGAAAAGGAAAATATAGTAAATCTAGTAGATCCTGAATTTACTTCTACTTTCGATAATAAAGTTGAATATAAAACTTGGTTGAAATTATTATCTGAAATTCTTGAATATCGTAAGAAGTTCAATCAAAAAATGTCTGAACTAATCCACAAAGGATTATTAGGAAATACAAAAAAATTAAATTTAGAATTTAATAAGTGGCAAAAAGAGAATCCAAATAAACTAAAAGAATTTGCATTAAAATTCAATCCAATCATTGAAAAATTAAATTTAGAAGTAGATATTGTAAATACAGAATACTCAATTCCTATTGCTAATAAAAGAAACGAAGAAATTATTCCAATCCAAAATACCAGCACAGGAACAAAAAGTTTATTGCTTACATTTTTACCATTATTCAAATTAGATACAAAAGATGCTATCATTTTAATGGATGAACCTGAGCGCTCATTATACCCAGATATGCAAATGGATTTAATAGAGCATTATCAAAATCTTGCTCCAGATGCTCAATTTATTGTAGCAACGCATTCTCCTTTTATTGCGGCTTCTTTTGAACCCGAAGAACGTTTTATTTTATATTTTGATAAAGAAGGCAAGGTAGCTGTTCGACGAGGAAGTTCGCCTATTGGTGATGACCCAAACGATATGCTAAAAAATGATTTTGGAATTAATTATTACAATAAACATGGAGAAGAGGCTTACAAGAAATACCTTAGCTTAAAACAATCAGTAGCCAATGAAAAAGACCCAAAAAAGAAAAAAGAATTACTGTTTGAAACTGTGAAATTAGGAGATGCATATAATTTTTAA
- a CDS encoding HNH endonuclease domain-containing protein, whose translation MKRIIKKRASEIVKENLNYIIGNSSNNKKISTILYKEQKGFCAYTEEFIGRTDAKDIEHFNPILKGTDEDSYQNWFLAKHQWNIEKASKWEKYQPILHPTDETFENRILYLNGDYVLADSKDIEAKNLIDLLKLDDILLADERKKYIKRKKVEMEIFGVDSATFFEILINDDLKQVSYLRAIDEEFKIKIWELLPEIE comes from the coding sequence ATGAAAAGAATTATAAAAAAAAGAGCATCTGAAATTGTAAAAGAAAACTTAAATTACATTATAGGAAATTCTTCGAACAACAAAAAGATATCAACTATTTTATATAAAGAGCAAAAAGGGTTTTGTGCTTATACCGAAGAATTTATTGGAAGAACAGATGCTAAAGACATCGAACATTTTAACCCTATTTTAAAAGGAACTGATGAAGATTCTTATCAAAATTGGTTTTTAGCGAAACACCAATGGAATATAGAAAAAGCTTCTAAATGGGAAAAATATCAGCCAATTTTACATCCAACTGATGAAACTTTCGAGAATCGAATTTTATATTTAAACGGGGACTATGTTTTAGCAGATTCAAAAGATATTGAAGCTAAAAATTTGATTGATTTACTTAAATTAGATGATATTCTTTTAGCAGATGAAAGAAAAAAATATATCAAAAGAAAAAAAGTAGAGATGGAGATTTTTGGTGTAGATTCAGCTACTTTTTTTGAAATATTAATTAATGATGATTTAAAACAAGTTTCTTATTTAAGAGCAATAGACGAAGAGTTTAAAATTAAAATATGGGAATTACTTCCTGAAATTGAATAA
- the purE gene encoding 5-(carboxyamino)imidazole ribonucleotide mutase yields the protein MVGIIMGSDSDLPIMQEAIDILESFDIKIEVDIVSAHRTPEKLVDYSKNAHKRGIKVIIAGAGGAAHLPGMVASMSPLPIIGVPVKSRNSIDGWDSVLSILQMPGGVPVATVALDGAKNAGILAAQIIGASDELVLNKIIAYKEELKLKVEQASARVRK from the coding sequence ATGGTAGGAATAATAATGGGAAGCGATTCTGATCTTCCAATAATGCAAGAAGCAATTGACATTCTAGAGAGTTTTGATATTAAAATTGAAGTAGATATTGTGTCTGCTCACAGAACTCCAGAAAAATTGGTTGATTACTCTAAAAACGCACATAAAAGAGGTATTAAAGTAATTATTGCAGGTGCCGGTGGTGCTGCGCATTTACCAGGAATGGTAGCTTCTATGAGTCCGTTGCCAATAATTGGAGTTCCTGTTAAAAGTAGAAATTCTATTGATGGTTGGGATTCTGTTTTATCAATTTTACAAATGCCAGGTGGCGTGCCAGTTGCAACCGTTGCTTTAGACGGCGCAAAAAATGCAGGTATTTTAGCGGCACAAATTATTGGTGCTTCAGATGAGCTTGTTTTAAATAAAATTATTGCTTACAAAGAAGAATTGAAACTGAAAGTTGAACAAGCTTCTGCTAGAGTTAGAAAATAA
- a CDS encoding T9SS type A sorting domain-containing protein: MTVTSNNALKWYLDGALMGQISGYQLGGHNSIRLGYKNETLRFPSCGTWTATGMSEYCFNTIANDTGSDEYYFKGYIWGFRVWNDVRTITELVDYRTDIITTVGTNDLVAALDGDTFTYLNSSDVAVEAAVSTVTTIIWKSSGTTTDWNTGSNWVGGIVPNSLKKEKAKIQVSSNYPEIATHIVVGDLIVDTGASITVNTGGTMEVSYDLTNNGTITVLDDASLILREKDAAVSAGTFNIQKVRPTYGSNKFYSYWSSPVVASDSNIATVFSDASIIYKFDAAAANSDWVSTGSSDFNPGIGYAVCNESTGGQLRTFTGNINKGDIAVDIYNTTNLTGPDFDGIPWSTSGDNLIGNPYAAAINRDLVITDPDNTEIDGTMYLWDQNSVHIGENRQADYLEYNMTGGVSNTTTSNIGSGQGFFIKTTSANPNLKITFKTTHQIAGANTKFLRSITNNDSSVKKKGRSWFTFNHKDVTKTILIGFLDGATENFDRLYDAPFDVEKKFMGFYSFVEDAYKATIQGLPVLKEDIKTVKLGFVVDEIGGYAISIQEEQIEEGYNIYLLDTEKGMTVDLKQAEYNFTIDAVGENNTRFKVVYAKSKFKTLGKEFNEIEAKELSVYLDAGKELIVTYNNSKDDIDEVSLFNVKGRKVASYKGIQKKNTSNLSPGVYVVKVKLQDTSTLNKKILIAN, from the coding sequence ATGACAGTTACTTCAAATAATGCTCTAAAATGGTATTTAGATGGAGCTTTAATGGGGCAAATTTCTGGTTATCAATTAGGAGGGCATAATTCAATAAGATTAGGGTATAAAAATGAAACTTTGCGTTTTCCTTCTTGTGGAACATGGACAGCAACTGGTATGTCTGAGTATTGTTTTAATACAATTGCAAATGATACTGGTAGTGATGAATATTATTTTAAAGGATACATTTGGGGGTTTAGAGTTTGGAATGATGTAAGAACAATTACAGAACTTGTAGATTATAGAACAGACATTATAACAACTGTTGGTACTAATGATCTGGTTGCTGCTTTAGATGGAGATACATTTACCTATTTAAATAGTTCTGATGTTGCTGTAGAAGCAGCTGTATCTACTGTTACTACTATTATTTGGAAATCATCAGGAACAACTACAGATTGGAATACGGGGTCTAATTGGGTTGGTGGTATTGTGCCAAATTCATTAAAAAAAGAAAAAGCAAAAATACAAGTCTCTAGTAATTATCCAGAAATAGCAACCCATATTGTTGTAGGGGATTTAATAGTTGATACTGGAGCTAGTATAACCGTTAATACAGGCGGAACGATGGAGGTTTCTTATGATTTAACAAATAATGGTACTATTACTGTTTTAGATGATGCTAGTTTAATTTTAAGAGAAAAAGATGCAGCTGTAAGTGCAGGTACGTTTAATATTCAAAAAGTTAGGCCAACTTATGGCAGTAATAAGTTTTATTCATATTGGAGTTCTCCGGTTGTAGCCTCAGACTCTAATATTGCAACTGTTTTTTCAGACGCTTCAATAATTTATAAATTCGATGCGGCTGCTGCAAATTCAGATTGGGTTTCTACAGGGAGTTCAGATTTTAATCCAGGAATTGGATATGCTGTTTGTAATGAGAGTACGGGAGGACAATTAAGAACTTTTACAGGAAATATTAATAAAGGTGATATAGCCGTAGATATATACAATACTACAAATTTAACAGGGCCAGATTTTGATGGAATTCCATGGTCTACAAGTGGAGATAATTTAATTGGTAATCCATATGCTGCAGCGATAAATCGGGACTTAGTTATTACAGACCCAGATAATACAGAAATAGATGGTACTATGTACCTTTGGGACCAAAACTCGGTTCATATAGGTGAAAACAGACAAGCAGATTATTTAGAGTATAACATGACAGGCGGGGTAAGTAATACAACCACTAGTAATATTGGTTCTGGTCAAGGTTTTTTTATAAAAACAACAAGTGCAAACCCTAATTTAAAAATCACTTTTAAGACAACACATCAAATTGCAGGGGCAAATACAAAATTTCTTAGAAGTATTACTAATAACGATAGTAGTGTAAAGAAGAAAGGTCGTTCTTGGTTTACTTTTAATCATAAGGATGTTACAAAAACAATATTGATAGGTTTCTTAGATGGAGCAACAGAAAATTTTGATCGCTTGTATGATGCTCCTTTTGATGTGGAGAAGAAATTTATGGGGTTTTATTCGTTTGTAGAAGATGCATACAAGGCAACTATACAAGGTTTACCTGTTTTAAAAGAGGATATTAAAACAGTTAAGCTAGGGTTTGTAGTAGATGAAATAGGAGGTTATGCTATCAGTATTCAAGAAGAGCAAATAGAAGAAGGTTATAATATTTATTTATTAGATACAGAAAAGGGAATGACTGTAGATTTAAAGCAAGCAGAATATAATTTTACTATTGATGCTGTTGGTGAAAATAATACCAGATTTAAAGTAGTGTATGCTAAAAGTAAATTTAAAACATTAGGTAAAGAGTTTAATGAGATTGAGGCTAAAGAACTTTCTGTGTATCTCGATGCTGGAAAAGAATTAATAGTAACATACAATAATAGTAAAGATGATATAGATGAGGTTTCTTTGTTTAATGTTAAAGGAAGAAAGGTAGCTTCTTACAAAGGAATCCAAAAAAAGAATACGTCTAATTTATCACCTGGGGTTTATGTTGTAAAAGTAAAATTACAAGATACTAGCACCTTAAATAAAAAAATATTAATTGCAAATTAG
- a CDS encoding M3 family metallopeptidase encodes MNPLLQDFNTPPFSKISNEDYKPAIKKGIEIAKAEIDAIINNTEQSTFENTTVALDFSGEKLNKITSIFFNLNSAETNDEIQKIAQEVSPWLSEFGNDITLNQDLFKRVKSVFDAKENLDLTPEQTMLLEKQYKSFARNGANLKEADKTKLREIDAKLSKLSLKFGENVLAETQAFEMHLTDEKDLAGLPESEKEAAKEVAKSRDKEGYIFTLDYPSYIPFLTYADNRELRKEMAIAAGKKAFQDNEFNNEQVVLDIVNLRQKRANLLGYKTHAHFVLEERMAETPEKVIEFSNNLLEKAKPAALKEFENLENFAKKLDGIDQLQKWDGSYYSEKLKKELFDLDQEALKPYFKLENVIDGVFEIASRLYDLKFEEINNIDKYHDDVKTYNVTDANGNFVSHFYADFHPRKGKRNGAWMTSYKSQQIKNGINERPQVSIVCNFTKPTATKPSLLTFNEVTTLFHEFGHALHGMLANTTYNSLSGTSVSWDFVELPSQVLENWCFEKEALELFAKHYETGEVIPMKYVEKIKESASFHEGMQTLRQLSFGLLDMQWHGQDPSEIKSIKEFENAAFENTKLYPDVAENCMSTAFSHIFQGGYSAGYYSYKWAEVLDADAFEYFLEEGIFNKEVATKFKDNVLSKGGTEKPMELYKRFRGKEPKPDALLRRAGLI; translated from the coding sequence ATGAATCCACTTTTACAAGATTTTAATACGCCTCCTTTTTCAAAAATTTCTAATGAGGATTACAAACCTGCTATTAAAAAAGGAATTGAAATTGCCAAAGCAGAAATTGATGCAATTATAAATAATACAGAACAATCAACTTTTGAAAACACAACCGTTGCTTTAGATTTTTCTGGTGAAAAACTGAATAAAATTACCAGTATTTTTTTCAATTTGAATTCTGCAGAAACAAATGATGAGATTCAGAAAATAGCACAAGAAGTTTCTCCTTGGTTAAGTGAATTTGGAAACGACATTACCTTAAACCAAGATTTATTTAAAAGGGTAAAATCCGTTTTTGATGCTAAAGAAAATTTAGATTTAACACCAGAACAAACCATGCTTTTAGAGAAGCAATATAAAAGTTTTGCTAGAAACGGTGCTAATTTAAAGGAAGCAGATAAAACGAAGCTTCGTGAAATTGATGCAAAACTTTCTAAATTATCTTTAAAGTTTGGCGAAAATGTACTAGCTGAAACGCAGGCTTTCGAGATGCATTTAACGGATGAAAAAGATCTTGCAGGCTTACCAGAAAGCGAAAAAGAAGCTGCTAAAGAAGTAGCAAAATCTAGAGATAAAGAAGGATATATTTTTACTTTAGATTACCCAAGTTACATTCCTTTTTTAACGTATGCAGACAACAGAGAATTGCGTAAAGAAATGGCCATTGCTGCTGGTAAAAAAGCATTTCAGGACAATGAATTTAATAACGAACAAGTTGTTTTAGACATTGTAAATCTTCGTCAGAAAAGAGCTAATTTACTAGGTTATAAAACACATGCTCATTTTGTTTTAGAAGAAAGAATGGCAGAAACGCCAGAAAAAGTAATCGAATTTTCTAACAACCTTTTAGAAAAAGCAAAACCTGCTGCATTAAAAGAGTTTGAAAATTTAGAAAATTTTGCAAAAAAATTAGACGGAATAGATCAGCTTCAGAAATGGGATGGTTCTTATTATTCAGAAAAACTGAAGAAAGAATTATTCGATTTAGACCAAGAAGCTTTAAAACCTTATTTTAAATTAGAAAATGTAATTGATGGTGTTTTTGAAATTGCCAGCAGATTGTATGATTTAAAGTTTGAAGAAATAAACAACATCGACAAATACCATGATGATGTTAAAACATATAACGTAACTGATGCAAACGGAAATTTTGTATCGCATTTTTATGCTGATTTTCATCCTAGAAAAGGAAAAAGAAATGGTGCGTGGATGACAAGTTACAAATCGCAACAAATTAAAAACGGAATTAACGAAAGACCACAGGTTTCTATTGTTTGCAACTTTACCAAACCAACCGCAACCAAACCGTCTTTATTAACGTTTAACGAGGTGACTACCTTGTTTCATGAATTCGGACATGCGTTACACGGAATGTTAGCAAACACCACATACAACAGCTTATCTGGAACGTCTGTTTCTTGGGATTTTGTAGAATTACCAAGTCAGGTTTTAGAAAACTGGTGTTTCGAAAAAGAAGCATTAGAATTGTTTGCAAAGCATTACGAAACCGGAGAAGTTATTCCGATGAAATATGTAGAGAAAATTAAAGAATCTGCAAGTTTCCATGAGGGAATGCAAACTTTACGTCAGCTTAGTTTTGGTCTTTTAGACATGCAATGGCACGGACAAGATCCATCAGAAATAAAATCTATCAAAGAGTTTGAAAATGCAGCTTTTGAAAACACAAAATTGTATCCTGATGTTGCAGAAAACTGTATGAGTACTGCTTTTTCTCATATCTTTCAAGGAGGATATTCAGCCGGATATTACTCTTACAAATGGGCAGAAGTTTTAGATGCAGATGCTTTTGAATATTTCTTAGAAGAAGGGATTTTTAATAAAGAAGTAGCTACAAAATTTAAAGACAACGTACTTTCTAAAGGTGGAACAGAAAAACCTATGGAATTATACAAACGTTTTAGAGGAAAAGAACCAAAACCAGATGCACTTTTAAGAAGAGCAGGGTTAATTTAA
- a CDS encoding glycoside hydrolase family 10 protein, whose protein sequence is MKMLFYKNTKSIYFIVLFTLLFINCSKKIYNKEVKTDNKIQKNIEIEKSVEVEKIIEIKKRVIPAPEREFRAAWIASVANINWPSKRGLSSKQQKEEAIKLLDLLHKNNFNAVVLQVRPQADAMYKSDLEPWSYFLTGTQGKAPSPYYDPLEFWIKEAHKRGLELHAWLNPYRAHHTTGGEITAASIVSKQPELAVKLETGFYWLDPGNKKTQNHSYKVVMDIVERYNVDGIHFDDYFYPYPSYNNNKDFPDDKSWKVYLNTGGKLKRDDWRRDNVNQFVKSIYTNIKETKPNVKFGISPFGFWRPNYPASVTAGFDQYSELYADAKLWLNEGWIDYFTPQLYWPINRMDVSFPVLLNWWIGENTKQRHLWPGMSLASKKGEEAIDEVINQIMITRGMTSKSPGTVHWSIAPLIDSPELTEAIFNGPYKKQALTPSYPWLSTTAPEAPTVNYSKDKDNLSVIWAHKNIDEIANWVIYYKYNSKWDYSIHGIFTNSQNIPLVKVDNKNSKSILKAIAITAVDKFGNESIVKEINL, encoded by the coding sequence ATGAAAATGCTTTTTTATAAAAACACCAAATCAATATATTTTATTGTTTTATTCACTTTACTATTTATAAATTGTAGTAAAAAAATTTATAACAAAGAAGTCAAAACAGACAATAAAATACAAAAAAACATTGAAATTGAAAAAAGTGTTGAAGTTGAAAAAATTATTGAGATAAAAAAAAGGGTAATTCCTGCTCCTGAAAGAGAATTTAGAGCTGCTTGGATTGCGAGTGTTGCAAATATAAATTGGCCAAGTAAACGTGGTCTTTCTAGCAAACAACAAAAAGAAGAAGCTATTAAATTATTAGACCTGCTTCATAAAAATAATTTTAACGCCGTTGTGTTACAAGTGAGACCGCAAGCAGACGCTATGTACAAAAGCGACTTAGAACCTTGGTCTTATTTTTTAACAGGAACTCAAGGTAAAGCGCCTTCTCCATATTATGATCCTTTAGAATTTTGGATTAAAGAAGCACATAAAAGAGGACTAGAATTACATGCTTGGCTAAATCCTTATAGAGCACACCACACCACCGGAGGCGAAATAACAGCAGCTTCTATTGTTAGCAAACAACCAGAATTGGCTGTAAAACTAGAAACTGGTTTTTATTGGCTAGATCCAGGAAATAAAAAAACGCAAAACCATAGCTACAAAGTTGTTATGGATATTGTTGAAAGGTATAATGTAGACGGAATTCATTTTGATGATTATTTTTACCCATACCCTTCTTACAACAACAACAAAGATTTTCCTGATGATAAAAGCTGGAAAGTATACTTAAATACTGGCGGAAAATTAAAAAGAGATGATTGGAGACGAGATAATGTAAACCAATTCGTTAAAAGTATTTACACAAATATAAAAGAAACAAAACCTAACGTTAAATTTGGCATTAGTCCTTTTGGATTTTGGAGACCTAATTATCCTGCTTCAGTAACTGCTGGTTTTGACCAATATAGCGAGTTGTATGCAGATGCAAAACTTTGGTTAAACGAAGGTTGGATAGATTATTTTACACCGCAATTGTATTGGCCTATTAATAGAATGGATGTAAGTTTTCCTGTTTTATTAAATTGGTGGATAGGTGAAAACACCAAACAAAGACATCTTTGGCCAGGAATGAGTCTTGCTAGTAAAAAAGGGGAAGAAGCAATTGATGAAGTCATCAATCAAATTATGATTACACGTGGAATGACCTCAAAATCTCCAGGAACCGTGCATTGGAGCATTGCGCCTTTAATTGATTCACCAGAACTTACGGAAGCAATTTTTAATGGTCCTTATAAAAAGCAAGCATTAACACCTAGTTACCCTTGGTTAAGCACAACAGCACCAGAAGCTCCAACTGTAAATTACTCTAAAGATAAAGACAATTTATCGGTAATTTGGGCGCATAAAAACATTGATGAAATTGCAAATTGGGTAATTTATTACAAATACAATTCTAAATGGGATTATAGCATTCATGGTATTTTTACAAACTCACAAAACATACCTTTAGTTAAGGTTGATAATAAAAATTCAAAAAGCATTTTAAAAGCGATTGCCATAACTGCTGTTGATAAATTTGGAAACGAGAGTATTGTTAAGGAAATTAATTTATAG
- a CDS encoding glycosyltransferase, which yields MKNDLKELTIQNVLIIGYVWVEPNSSAAGSRMMQLIEQFLKYNYRITFASPAQKSEKATSLNSLGIDEVSIELNNASFDDFITELQPEIVMFDRFMMEEQFGWRVAENCPNAIRILDTEDLHFLRKTRHQQLKKGEEFTTEALLKSDDAKREIAAILRCDMSLIISTYEMDLLKSVFKVDEKILYYLPFLLDKIDEHQQEKWKSFDERANFVFIGNFFHKPNVDAVLTLKTEIWSEIRELLPKAEVHIYGAYANQQINQLHNKKEGFIIKGFAEDAKEVVRNARIVLAPLRFGAGIKGKLTEAMICGTPSITTDIGAEGMCDRFPWNGFVENDFSDFALISAELYRNKSMWKSHQLTGAEIINEIYDKEKLGVLFINQIKEIQENLEQHRTQNFLGNLLQHQTLQSTKYMSKWIEAKNSIQ from the coding sequence ATGAAAAATGATTTGAAAGAATTAACAATACAAAATGTCTTAATTATTGGTTATGTTTGGGTTGAGCCAAATTCTTCTGCTGCCGGAAGTAGAATGATGCAATTAATTGAGCAGTTTTTAAAATATAATTATAGAATAACTTTTGCTTCTCCTGCGCAAAAAAGTGAAAAAGCTACAAGTTTAAATTCTTTAGGAATTGATGAAGTTTCTATTGAGCTAAACAATGCTTCTTTTGATGATTTTATAACAGAGTTGCAACCAGAAATTGTAATGTTCGATCGTTTTATGATGGAAGAACAATTTGGTTGGCGCGTTGCGGAAAATTGTCCGAATGCAATTCGGATTTTAGATACGGAAGATTTACATTTTTTACGTAAAACACGTCATCAACAATTAAAAAAAGGAGAAGAATTTACAACAGAAGCATTATTAAAATCGGATGATGCAAAAAGAGAAATTGCGGCTATTTTGCGTTGCGACATGAGTTTGATTATTTCTACGTATGAAATGGATTTATTAAAATCTGTTTTTAAAGTTGATGAAAAAATCTTGTATTACCTACCTTTCTTATTAGATAAGATTGATGAGCATCAACAAGAAAAATGGAAGTCTTTTGATGAAAGAGCAAACTTTGTGTTTATAGGTAATTTCTTTCACAAACCAAATGTAGACGCTGTTTTAACTTTAAAAACTGAAATTTGGAGTGAAATTAGAGAGCTGCTTCCAAAAGCAGAAGTTCATATTTATGGAGCGTATGCGAATCAACAAATAAATCAATTACATAATAAAAAGGAAGGTTTTATTATTAAAGGTTTTGCAGAGGACGCTAAAGAAGTGGTGAGAAATGCAAGAATTGTTTTAGCTCCGTTACGTTTTGGAGCAGGAATAAAAGGAAAATTGACAGAAGCCATGATTTGTGGAACGCCAAGTATAACTACAGATATTGGTGCAGAAGGAATGTGTGATAGATTTCCTTGGAATGGTTTTGTCGAAAATGATTTTTCTGATTTTGCATTGATTTCCGCAGAATTGTATCGAAATAAAAGTATGTGGAAAAGTCATCAATTAACAGGAGCTGAAATTATCAATGAAATATATGATAAAGAGAAGTTAGGTGTGCTTTTTATCAACCAAATAAAAGAAATTCAAGAAAATTTAGAACAACACAGAACTCAGAATTTTTTAGGAAATTTATTGCAACATCAAACGTTACAGTCAACAAAATACATGAGTAAATGGATTGAAGCTAAAAACAGTATTCAGTAA